One genomic region from Paraburkholderia azotifigens encodes:
- a CDS encoding ABC transporter ATP-binding protein → MPSSSETLLELRDVDFGYGERLVLSNLNLRFKRGQVVAVMGGSGCGKTTVLRLIGGLVRAQRGQVLFHGQDIGAQTRDSLYALRRKMGMLFQFGALFTDMSVFENVAFALREHTDLPEELLRDLVLMKLNAVGLRGARDLAPSEISGGMARRVALARAIALDPELMMYDEPFAGLDPISLGITANLIRALNTALGATSILVTHDVPESFAIADYVYFLANGGVLAEGTPAELRASTDPTVRQFIDGTPDGPFKFHYPSSTPLAADFGIGGGRA, encoded by the coding sequence GTGCCATCCTCTTCCGAGACCCTCCTTGAACTGCGCGACGTCGACTTCGGCTACGGCGAGCGGCTCGTCCTGTCGAACCTGAACCTGCGCTTCAAACGCGGCCAGGTGGTCGCGGTCATGGGCGGCTCGGGGTGCGGCAAGACCACCGTGCTGCGCCTGATCGGCGGTCTCGTGCGCGCGCAGCGCGGCCAGGTGCTGTTCCACGGCCAGGACATCGGCGCCCAGACGCGCGACAGCCTGTATGCGCTGCGTCGCAAGATGGGCATGCTGTTCCAGTTCGGCGCGCTGTTCACCGACATGTCGGTGTTCGAGAACGTCGCCTTCGCGCTGCGCGAGCATACCGATCTCCCCGAAGAACTGCTCCGCGACCTCGTGCTGATGAAGCTCAATGCGGTCGGCCTGCGTGGCGCCCGCGATCTCGCGCCGTCGGAAATTTCGGGCGGCATGGCGCGCCGCGTGGCGCTGGCCCGCGCCATCGCGCTCGATCCCGAACTGATGATGTACGACGAGCCGTTCGCCGGCCTCGATCCTATTTCGCTCGGCATCACTGCGAACCTGATCCGCGCGCTCAACACCGCGCTCGGCGCAACGTCGATCCTCGTCACGCACGACGTGCCCGAATCGTTCGCGATTGCCGACTACGTGTACTTCCTCGCGAACGGCGGCGTTCTCGCCGAGGGCACGCCGGCCGAACTGCGCGCGTCGACGGATCCGACCGTGCGCCAGTTCATCGACGGCACGCCCGACGGTCCCTTCAAATTTCACTATCCGAGCAGCACGCCGCTGGCCGCGGATTTCGGCATCGGCGGAGGCCGCGCATGA